A window from Oryzomonas sagensis encodes these proteins:
- a CDS encoding glycosyltransferase has translation MRIVHVIDSGGLYGAEIMLLNLMSEQVAMGFEPVLASMGERAVADKPLEEEARRRGLRVQVFRMRSGPNVVGALEVLRFARREKATLLHSHGYKGNILLGLIPRSIRKIPMIATIHGWTGTGEINRMMLYEWFDSLALNFIDRIVLVNEAMKSHPKLRNRPRLRMEVVTNGIPLASDPVDLVDGKGLDREVRDFCRGGYTLGAIGRFSREKGFDRLIEAVAILAQRRQDIRLVILGDGDLRKDLERKVRELGLENRVLMPGYRENARDYLPFFRVFVLSSLTEGLPLVLLEAMQAGVPVVATSVGGVPEVLQHGKAGILVPAPRAVDLSEGIGRVMVDEALAAEMADRCKKIVVGTYSARAMAENYAKIYRRLVD, from the coding sequence ATGAGGATCGTGCATGTCATTGATAGCGGCGGATTGTACGGAGCCGAGATTATGCTCCTCAACCTGATGAGCGAACAGGTCGCGATGGGGTTTGAACCGGTCCTGGCCAGCATGGGGGAGCGTGCTGTTGCCGACAAGCCGCTTGAAGAAGAGGCCCGTCGGCGTGGCTTGCGGGTGCAGGTTTTCCGCATGAGATCGGGACCCAATGTGGTGGGTGCCCTTGAGGTTCTCCGTTTTGCCCGCAGGGAAAAAGCAACGCTCCTCCATTCCCATGGTTACAAGGGGAATATCCTCCTTGGGCTTATCCCGCGGAGCATTCGCAAAATCCCCATGATCGCGACGATACATGGCTGGACAGGAACGGGCGAGATCAACCGCATGATGCTCTACGAATGGTTCGATTCGCTTGCCCTGAATTTTATCGACCGGATCGTGCTGGTCAACGAGGCCATGAAAAGCCATCCCAAATTGAGGAATCGCCCAAGGCTCCGCATGGAAGTGGTCACGAACGGCATTCCTTTGGCGAGCGACCCCGTTGACCTCGTTGATGGCAAGGGACTCGATCGTGAGGTACGGGATTTCTGCCGGGGGGGGTATACCCTTGGCGCCATCGGGCGATTCTCAAGGGAAAAAGGGTTTGACCGGCTGATCGAGGCGGTTGCAATTCTGGCCCAAAGGCGTCAGGACATCCGTTTGGTGATTCTGGGGGATGGCGACCTGCGGAAGGACCTGGAGCGGAAGGTGCGGGAACTCGGTTTGGAAAACCGGGTACTCATGCCCGGCTACCGGGAGAACGCCAGAGACTATCTGCCGTTTTTCAGAGTCTTTGTGTTGTCCTCCCTCACCGAAGGGCTACCGCTCGTCCTGCTCGAGGCGATGCAGGCGGGGGTGCCGGTTGTTGCGACCAGTGTCGGGGGGGTCCCCGAGGTCTTGCAGCATGGCAAGGCGGGGATACTGGTGCCAGCTCCCCGTGCCGTTGATCTGTCGGAAGGCATCGGCAGAGTCATGGTGGATGAGGCTTTGGCGGCAGAAATGGCTGACCGATGTAAAAAAATAGTCGTCGGTACGTATTCCGCGCGTGCAATGGCGGAGAACTACGCTAAAATTTATAGGAGGCTTGTTGACTGA
- a CDS encoding glycosyltransferase family 2 protein, translating to MALIFYIYAGYPLLAAGLAACLQRTVKKKTFEPTVTILISAYNEAEGIATTIENKLGLEYPHDKLEIIVISDGSTDRTDAVVQGFAARDVRLLRQEPRAGKTGALNMAVPLAKGDIIIFSDANSLYAPDALRKLLANFADEEVGYVTGRMIYANPDGTPIGEGCSAYMKYENALRSIETRLGSVVGVDGGIDAVRATLYRPMNADQLPDFVQPLKVVQQGYRVVYEPEAVLWEPSLKDTDDEYRMRVRVSLRAFWALFDMRQLLWPGINPLFAWQLWSHKVLRYLCFCFLLVAYVTNWLLLGNGEGYTVMLVLQHAGYVGALAAPRTKSAGVWGRVLTFSRYFFLLNLAAAHAFGKFLLGKKQVVWTPRKG from the coding sequence GTGGCACTCATTTTTTATATCTATGCCGGCTACCCCTTGCTTGCCGCCGGTCTGGCGGCTTGCCTTCAGCGCACGGTCAAGAAGAAAACCTTCGAACCGACCGTCACGATTCTGATATCGGCCTACAACGAGGCGGAGGGCATCGCAACCACCATCGAAAATAAGCTCGGATTGGAATACCCTCACGATAAGCTGGAGATCATCGTTATCTCGGACGGGTCGACCGACCGGACCGACGCTGTCGTGCAAGGCTTCGCCGCCCGCGATGTCCGCCTCCTGAGGCAGGAACCCCGTGCCGGCAAGACCGGCGCTCTCAATATGGCCGTCCCCCTGGCAAAGGGAGATATCATCATCTTTTCCGATGCCAACTCCCTCTATGCTCCCGATGCGTTACGCAAGCTGCTGGCGAATTTTGCCGATGAAGAGGTGGGGTATGTTACCGGCAGGATGATCTACGCCAACCCGGACGGCACCCCTATCGGCGAGGGGTGCAGCGCCTATATGAAGTATGAGAATGCCCTTCGTTCCATCGAGACCAGGCTCGGTTCGGTGGTCGGGGTGGATGGTGGGATAGATGCCGTGCGCGCCACGCTCTACCGGCCGATGAACGCCGATCAACTGCCGGATTTCGTCCAGCCGCTCAAGGTCGTCCAACAGGGGTATCGGGTCGTGTATGAGCCCGAGGCCGTCCTGTGGGAACCTAGCCTGAAGGATACGGACGACGAGTACCGGATGCGGGTCAGGGTATCCCTGCGTGCGTTCTGGGCTCTTTTCGACATGCGGCAGTTGTTGTGGCCGGGGATTAACCCTCTTTTCGCCTGGCAACTCTGGTCCCACAAGGTACTGCGTTATCTCTGCTTTTGCTTTCTGCTTGTTGCCTATGTCACTAACTGGCTGTTATTGGGGAATGGCGAAGGGTATACGGTGATGCTGGTGCTGCAGCATGCAGGGTATGTGGGCGCTTTAGCCGCACCCCGCACAAAGAGTGCCGGAGTCTGGGGAAGAGTCCTGACGTTCAGCAGATATTTTTTCCTGCTTAACCTGGCCGCGGCACACGCTTTCGGCAAATTCCTCCTCGGGAAAAAACAGGTGGTCTGGACGCCGCGCAAGGGATGA
- a CDS encoding exosortase C-terminal domain/associated protein EpsI — translation MGAVRSVRLAILIVLLAGTTFVIKEHLKAGAADRAKEPLQQGISPVGTWQLIRAFPMDPPIVEALKLDDYLYHSYRRGKGLVNLYIGYYRTVKKVGAAHDPLVCFQGQGWQIGNRGTGEYVLKNKQKLTIQYSYMIAEHQGDRELVVYWFQANGKAVHSTQSQKVAMVVDKFSGRSEDNAFVRINAPLGEESIETVRKRVFDFIEDFYPVFHSYITRS, via the coding sequence ATGGGAGCGGTGAGGTCGGTACGGCTGGCAATTCTTATCGTATTGTTGGCCGGTACCACGTTCGTCATCAAGGAGCATCTCAAGGCGGGGGCAGCCGATAGGGCGAAGGAACCGCTGCAACAGGGTATTTCCCCGGTCGGCACCTGGCAACTGATCCGTGCTTTTCCGATGGACCCACCGATCGTCGAGGCGCTCAAACTTGACGACTATCTCTATCACTCCTACCGCCGCGGCAAAGGGCTCGTCAACCTGTACATCGGGTATTACCGCACGGTAAAGAAAGTCGGAGCGGCCCATGATCCTTTGGTCTGCTTTCAGGGGCAGGGGTGGCAGATCGGCAATCGCGGCACCGGAGAGTATGTCCTGAAAAACAAGCAGAAGCTGACGATCCAATACTCGTATATGATAGCTGAGCATCAGGGGGACCGGGAACTCGTCGTTTATTGGTTTCAGGCAAACGGGAAGGCCGTTCACAGCACGCAGTCGCAAAAAGTTGCCATGGTTGTGGATAAATTCTCAGGCCGGAGTGAAGATAACGCCTTCGTACGGATCAATGCACCACTGGGGGAAGAAAGCATTGAGACGGTACGGAAGCGTGTGTTCGATTTCATTGAAGATTTTTACCCTGTTTTTCACAGCTACATCACTCGATCATAA
- the xrt gene encoding exosortase encodes MPFAKQLLSTARGVQLQYLFWAVFGVAFVCAYFPVITSLVHAWSHSDDYSHGFIIAPVAAYMLWQKREVFLEKQAVGSWSGLLLATGALFLYAVSKIGEMQTIASLSMIVFLWGAVIFLFGYGVFRACFLPLVFLAFMIPVPAQIIARLTIPLQLLVTKASVGLASFSGIPIFHDGNIIQLPQGTFQVVQACSGLRSIMTMLTLGTVLAYFTLRSTMLRGTLLLLAVPIALAVNILRVFVLISALYFLSIDLSEGTLHTCLGLAVFGIALGLFLAAGKGLALWER; translated from the coding sequence ATGCCGTTTGCAAAGCAATTGTTATCCACGGCGCGTGGCGTTCAACTACAGTACCTCTTCTGGGCCGTTTTCGGCGTGGCTTTCGTCTGCGCCTACTTTCCCGTCATCACCAGCCTGGTTCATGCCTGGTCCCATTCCGACGACTATTCACATGGCTTTATAATAGCGCCGGTGGCCGCTTATATGCTCTGGCAAAAGCGAGAGGTTTTTCTTGAAAAACAGGCTGTCGGTTCATGGTCGGGATTGCTTCTGGCAACAGGCGCCCTGTTTCTCTATGCCGTTTCGAAAATAGGAGAAATGCAAACCATCGCGTCGCTGTCCATGATCGTATTTCTCTGGGGTGCCGTCATTTTTCTGTTTGGCTATGGCGTCTTCAGGGCCTGTTTTCTCCCTCTCGTGTTCCTCGCCTTCATGATACCTGTCCCGGCCCAGATTATAGCGAGACTGACCATTCCGCTCCAATTGCTCGTCACCAAGGCAAGCGTCGGACTTGCATCATTCAGCGGTATTCCGATTTTTCACGATGGAAACATAATACAACTTCCCCAAGGGACGTTCCAGGTTGTGCAGGCATGCAGCGGTCTTCGATCGATCATGACCATGCTGACCCTTGGAACGGTGTTGGCGTATTTTACCTTGCGATCCACTATGCTGCGGGGGACGCTGTTACTCCTCGCTGTTCCCATTGCGCTCGCAGTCAATATCCTCCGTGTTTTCGTCCTGATCTCAGCTCTCTATTTCCTCTCCATCGACCTGTCGGAAGGGACGCTCCATACGTGTTTGGGGCTTGCCGTGTTCGGGATTGCCTTGGGCCTGTTTCTGGCGGCGGGAAAGGGGCTGGCGTTATGGGAGCGGTGA
- a CDS encoding XrtA system polysaccharide deacetylase gives MILNVLTIDVEDYFQVSAFERCVKRSEWGAYPLRVEDNTRRILDMLDEFGVTATFFVLGWIAERTPRLVKEIQARRHEIACHGYGHQRVTQQTRQEFRDDIRKSKAVLENLLGTAVIGYRAPSYSIARNSFWAFDELIEAGYLYDSSVFPIRHDFYGIPDWPRYACNVLRKANGDWDPETEAPETGGAEIGAAPRIFEIPITTVNICGKNIPIAGGGYFRFFPYAFTKWGLQRINSKENKSFVFYLHPWELDPEQPRMRGAGVKSTFRHYLNLHKTAQRFHQLLGDFSFTSLKRMYFDDGSMRS, from the coding sequence TTGATTCTTAATGTCCTGACCATCGATGTGGAAGATTATTTTCAAGTGTCGGCGTTCGAGCGCTGTGTGAAACGCAGTGAGTGGGGCGCCTACCCATTGCGGGTTGAAGATAATACTCGCCGCATACTGGATATGCTCGACGAATTCGGCGTTACCGCCACGTTTTTTGTGCTGGGGTGGATTGCGGAACGCACACCTCGATTAGTTAAGGAAATTCAGGCAAGAAGACATGAAATCGCCTGTCATGGGTATGGCCACCAACGGGTTACCCAGCAAACCAGACAGGAATTCCGCGACGACATCCGCAAAAGCAAGGCGGTGCTTGAAAACTTGCTTGGAACAGCGGTCATCGGGTATCGCGCTCCCAGTTATTCAATCGCACGCAACTCTTTCTGGGCCTTCGATGAGCTGATTGAGGCGGGGTATCTTTACGATTCCAGTGTATTCCCTATTCGCCATGACTTTTATGGGATTCCCGACTGGCCCCGCTACGCTTGCAATGTGCTGCGCAAAGCCAATGGCGACTGGGACCCGGAGACGGAAGCGCCCGAAACCGGAGGGGCTGAAATCGGGGCTGCACCGCGAATATTCGAAATTCCTATTACAACCGTAAACATTTGCGGAAAAAACATTCCCATTGCCGGGGGAGGATATTTCCGTTTTTTCCCCTATGCATTCACGAAGTGGGGGTTGCAACGTATTAATTCCAAAGAAAATAAATCGTTCGTTTTTTATCTGCACCCCTGGGAACTCGATCCGGAACAACCCCGAATGAGAGGCGCCGGCGTCAAAAGCACGTTTCGTCACTACCTCAATCTTCACAAGACGGCACAACGATTTCACCAGCTGCTGGGGGACTTCAGCTTCACATCACTGAAGCGGATGTATTTTGACGATGGTTCTATGCGCTCGTAA
- a CDS encoding TIGR03016 family PEP-CTERM system-associated outer membrane protein gives MNCSRQAWMICSLIVTGLVTGIARQACAAETAFKPSLAVSEEVNDNIYEVAAGKRTDYITRVQPGASLHYLTPFWNWDTAYTFDYRNYARHSRDAEFNHDAMVKGNIAFVDNFFYLDLNETYRRVTVNVTRDVTTQSSLFLNQTDQNIAAVSPYLLWKMGEKSTLKTGYRYSDTRYWDATSIDKFEHSALADFSYEVTPKLSLTSGYAFTRSKTSLSRFDTHDVYGGFKYQYADKSFVFGKLGRSWQLFDKANDVAYYFWDAGLTHDFEVATVTVETKAQTTEDPQSVSTKETDYIGKIDKVLARGALGASSTYSEYVNTQTDIRSQRKLSFSGYGRHEIIPSLTVSLNATAEHFYQSNSGDFPYHFIATSGLTYAFNYDISLGVTYSFETYRYAVDRAADAKEINRGIVEVRKTF, from the coding sequence ATGAACTGTTCCCGGCAGGCTTGGATGATATGCTCACTGATCGTAACAGGCCTTGTAACGGGGATTGCCCGGCAGGCCTGCGCCGCAGAGACGGCGTTTAAGCCATCGCTTGCGGTCAGCGAAGAGGTCAACGACAACATCTACGAGGTCGCGGCCGGCAAGAGAACCGACTATATTACCCGTGTCCAGCCGGGAGCGTCGCTTCATTACCTGACCCCCTTCTGGAATTGGGACACGGCCTATACGTTCGACTACCGAAACTATGCGCGGCACAGCCGTGATGCCGAGTTTAATCACGACGCCATGGTGAAGGGGAACATCGCGTTTGTAGATAATTTCTTCTATCTCGATCTCAATGAAACCTATCGCCGGGTAACCGTTAACGTTACCCGTGACGTGACCACCCAAAGCAGTCTCTTTCTCAACCAGACCGACCAGAATATCGCTGCCGTTTCGCCGTATCTGCTGTGGAAAATGGGCGAAAAGAGTACGCTCAAAACCGGTTATCGCTATTCCGATACCCGGTATTGGGATGCAACCAGCATCGACAAGTTCGAACATAGTGCCCTTGCCGATTTCAGTTATGAAGTGACGCCCAAACTGAGTCTTACGTCCGGGTATGCATTTACGCGCAGCAAAACGTCGCTGAGTCGTTTCGACACGCATGACGTGTATGGTGGCTTCAAATATCAATATGCCGACAAGTCTTTTGTTTTCGGCAAACTGGGCAGAAGCTGGCAGCTCTTCGACAAGGCCAATGATGTTGCGTATTATTTTTGGGATGCCGGCCTTACGCATGACTTCGAGGTCGCCACGGTAACGGTGGAAACAAAGGCTCAAACCACCGAAGATCCGCAGTCCGTTTCGACCAAAGAAACCGACTACATCGGGAAGATCGACAAGGTATTGGCCCGCGGGGCTTTGGGGGCGTCGAGCACCTATTCCGAGTATGTCAATACGCAAACGGATATTCGTAGCCAGCGCAAACTTTCCTTCTCCGGCTATGGACGTCACGAAATCATACCGAGCCTGACGGTCAGCCTTAACGCAACGGCGGAACATTTCTATCAGAGCAATTCCGGCGATTTCCCCTACCATTTCATCGCCACAAGCGGCTTGACCTATGCTTTCAATTATGACATCAGCCTTGGTGTGACGTATTCCTTTGAAACCTATCGTTATGCTGTGGACAGAGCGGCCGACGCCAAAGAGATCAACCGTGGCATTGTCGAAGTGAGGAAGACTTTTTGA
- a CDS encoding XrtA/PEP-CTERM system-associated ATPase, with protein sequence MYETFFNLRMKPFDLVPDPSFIYLSKSHKKALTFLDYGIRERAGFILLTGEVGSGKTTIIRNLLNKRYEQLVLAKVFNTRVTSEQLLAMINDDFGLQTQGKDKVTLIRDLNDFLVDQYARGNQPILIIDEAQNLAPELLEEVRMLSNLETSDSKLLQIILVGQPELRTILSTPELRQLRQRISINCHLQSLNRQETERYIMHRLEVAGNALAVEFPFESLDIIFRYSRGIPRLINIICDFLMLSAFAEEMKVIPVEMVREVIGDLDFDNHFWSSGAVTPPEALSADAGAASHVLDNNDMRALLSDIARRIDALEGTSGSPVQTVINEFQDRFTQLQNSVSSHMAKADSQIFSLIRKLDEIVPPQGDDSALDMPHEPTNVGFVRRVFGGDTFGRRK encoded by the coding sequence ATGTACGAAACCTTTTTCAATTTGCGCATGAAACCATTTGACTTGGTTCCCGACCCAAGTTTCATCTACCTGAGCAAGTCGCACAAAAAGGCGTTGACGTTTCTGGACTACGGAATCAGAGAGCGGGCAGGTTTCATTCTTCTTACCGGAGAGGTCGGTTCGGGCAAAACCACAATAATTAGAAACCTGCTCAATAAGCGCTATGAGCAGTTGGTCCTGGCCAAGGTTTTTAACACCCGCGTCACCTCCGAACAGCTGCTGGCGATGATCAATGACGATTTCGGCCTTCAGACCCAAGGGAAGGACAAGGTTACCCTGATCCGGGATCTGAATGATTTCCTGGTTGACCAGTATGCGCGCGGCAATCAGCCGATCCTGATCATAGATGAAGCCCAAAACCTCGCTCCGGAGCTTCTGGAAGAGGTCAGGATGCTCTCCAACCTGGAGACGTCCGACAGTAAGCTCCTGCAGATTATTCTAGTCGGACAACCCGAACTGAGGACGATCCTGTCTACCCCCGAGCTGCGCCAGTTGCGGCAGCGGATCAGCATAAATTGCCATTTACAATCGCTCAACCGTCAGGAAACCGAGCGGTACATAATGCATCGCCTGGAAGTCGCAGGCAATGCCCTTGCCGTGGAGTTCCCTTTCGAGTCGTTGGACATTATCTTCCGCTACAGCAGGGGAATTCCCCGCTTAATAAACATTATCTGCGATTTCCTGATGCTTTCGGCATTTGCCGAAGAAATGAAGGTGATTCCCGTCGAGATGGTGCGCGAAGTTATCGGGGACCTTGATTTCGACAACCATTTTTGGTCGAGCGGGGCCGTTACCCCCCCGGAAGCGTTGTCGGCCGATGCCGGCGCTGCATCGCACGTGCTGGACAACAATGATATGCGCGCTCTGTTGAGCGATATTGCCCGGCGGATCGATGCGCTTGAGGGGACAAGCGGCAGCCCGGTGCAAACAGTCATCAACGAGTTTCAGGATCGCTTCACGCAGCTTCAGAATAGCGTCTCCTCGCATATGGCAAAGGCCGATTCGCAGATATTCAGCCTTATCAGAAAGCTGGATGAAATCGTCCCGCCCCAGGGAGACGACAGTGCCCTTGACATGCCTCATGAACCCACGAATGTAGGGTTTGTCCGCAGGGTTTTTGGCGGCGATACCTTCGGCAGGAGAAAATGA
- a CDS encoding XrtA-associated tyrosine autokinase — translation MSRIEKAMEKAAQLRDGVAPPPEGHPQKRVFRAIPSQPPPIPPVAHKIRPDNPYLVNLNDPHSPTAEEYRKLKSVLVKMTKGEDFFKNTIMVTSAVPHEGKTLTALNLAISLAQEFDHTVLLVDADLRSPSVQRYLNIDSGRGLSDVLLDGTDIGDTIIATGIGKLSIIPAGHAVSNPVELFTSQKMKELIEEMKYRYPDRYLIFDTPPILLFAETRSLAHQMDGVLFVVKERLASHENIKEAVEALKGCELLGMVYNDAILDRHDERYSYYHKAT, via the coding sequence ATGAGCAGAATCGAAAAGGCCATGGAAAAGGCGGCACAGCTTCGGGATGGCGTTGCCCCGCCTCCCGAGGGGCATCCACAAAAACGCGTTTTCAGGGCCATTCCGTCTCAGCCTCCTCCAATCCCGCCCGTAGCCCACAAAATAAGACCTGACAACCCGTATCTCGTCAATCTGAACGATCCGCATTCACCTACGGCGGAAGAGTACCGAAAACTAAAATCCGTACTGGTAAAAATGACCAAAGGTGAGGATTTTTTCAAGAACACGATTATGGTGACCAGCGCGGTACCACACGAAGGGAAGACGCTCACCGCCCTCAACCTCGCCATCAGTCTGGCCCAGGAATTCGACCACACCGTCCTGTTGGTGGACGCGGACCTGCGCAGTCCTTCTGTCCAGCGTTACCTCAATATTGACAGCGGACGAGGACTCTCGGACGTCCTCCTTGATGGAACGGATATCGGAGATACGATCATCGCCACAGGTATTGGCAAGCTCTCCATAATACCGGCTGGCCATGCTGTCAGCAACCCGGTCGAACTGTTCACGTCGCAGAAGATGAAGGAGTTGATCGAAGAGATGAAATACCGCTATCCCGACCGGTATCTCATCTTCGACACGCCGCCCATTCTCCTCTTTGCGGAGACGCGCTCCTTAGCCCACCAGATGGACGGGGTACTGTTTGTCGTAAAGGAACGGCTTGCTTCCCACGAAAACATCAAGGAAGCTGTTGAAGCTCTCAAGGGGTGCGAACTACTGGGAATGGTATATAACGACGCCATACTTGACCGGCATGACGAACGCTACTCGTATTATCACAAGGCTACATAA
- a CDS encoding XrtA system polysaccharide chain length determinant, giving the protein MQSSELDFKKYRQLLIRRKELFVTLALLIMTAVTIVSFALPKIYEAKSTVFIEKNVISELVKGLTVSPSMEDTIKVLTYAITSRTLLAKTADSVDMNLAPNNNTETEEELVKKLQKNIVVQVKDKNLFIISYKDRNPRLAQDVVNTLVRLYIEENTSSKRGESYDATKFLSEQISAFKTKLDKAQDEVNAYKRAKGTAISIDEGKLFQDINASQQKLIDLEMRRRQLEGMRQVTKTTSDPLRSKLSALQKQLHELQAQYTDSYPGVLTVKTEIESIKEQMKTSGGGQALDSNELAKVDSEIAAIKISEGGLRRNIASNQALLRNIPAAKAELDKLELERNNQKNIYDQLFARHGQSEVSKQMEVQDKSTTFRVVDPAVLPTAPISPNRLAIMLFGIAGGLAGSFCVLLFLEQMDASVKDANFVKEFGVPVLAVIPHILNPREAAMQHKRATRLFTVAGVYFLFLLCFPAMELLGLNYVDKMITYVSPANLVQDVKGHLR; this is encoded by the coding sequence ATGCAGTCTTCTGAGCTTGATTTCAAAAAATATCGGCAGCTTTTGATCAGGCGTAAAGAATTATTTGTGACGCTGGCTTTGCTGATTATGACGGCAGTTACTATCGTAAGTTTTGCGCTCCCCAAAATATATGAAGCAAAAAGCACTGTTTTTATAGAAAAAAACGTGATCAGTGAGCTTGTCAAAGGTCTTACCGTTTCACCATCCATGGAAGACACGATAAAAGTTCTTACCTATGCAATCACCAGCCGCACGCTGCTTGCCAAGACCGCTGACAGTGTTGATATGAACCTGGCACCGAATAATAATACCGAAACTGAAGAAGAACTTGTAAAAAAGCTCCAGAAAAATATCGTCGTACAAGTAAAAGACAAGAATTTGTTCATAATTTCATACAAAGACCGTAACCCACGATTGGCCCAGGATGTCGTCAATACGTTGGTTCGCCTTTATATTGAAGAAAATACTTCATCAAAACGCGGTGAATCGTATGACGCTACCAAGTTTCTCTCTGAACAAATATCCGCTTTCAAAACCAAATTGGATAAGGCGCAGGATGAAGTAAACGCTTATAAGCGGGCGAAGGGGACGGCCATCTCGATTGATGAGGGAAAACTTTTTCAGGATATTAATGCTTCGCAGCAGAAACTCATTGATCTGGAAATGAGGCGTCGGCAGTTGGAGGGAATGCGCCAGGTAACGAAAACGACCAGCGACCCGTTGCGTTCGAAGCTGTCTGCGCTGCAGAAACAGTTGCATGAACTGCAGGCTCAATATACCGATAGCTATCCCGGGGTACTCACGGTAAAAACGGAAATCGAGTCAATCAAGGAGCAGATGAAGACGTCGGGTGGCGGGCAGGCGCTTGACTCCAACGAGCTGGCAAAAGTCGATTCGGAGATCGCCGCCATCAAGATATCGGAAGGTGGACTGCGGCGCAATATCGCTTCGAATCAGGCACTGCTCAGGAACATTCCTGCGGCAAAGGCTGAACTCGATAAGTTGGAACTGGAAAGAAACAACCAGAAAAATATCTACGACCAGCTGTTCGCGCGTCACGGGCAGTCCGAGGTCTCAAAGCAGATGGAGGTGCAGGACAAATCGACGACGTTTCGTGTTGTCGACCCCGCTGTCCTCCCCACGGCACCCATAAGCCCGAATCGCCTTGCCATTATGTTGTTCGGAATCGCCGGTGGCCTGGCGGGCAGTTTTTGCGTTCTGCTGTTCCTTGAACAGATGGACGCATCAGTGAAAGATGCCAATTTTGTCAAGGAATTCGGTGTGCCCGTTTTGGCGGTTATTCCACATATACTGAATCCGCGCGAGGCGGCCATGCAGCACAAGCGCGCGACGCGCCTGTTTACCGTTGCCGGCGTATATTTTCTTTTTCTGCTCTGTTTCCCGGCAATGGAGCTGCTGGGACTTAATTATGTCGATAAAATGATTACCTACGTTTCTCCGGCTAATCTGGTTCAGGACGTCAAGGGGCATCTGCGGTAA
- a CDS encoding polysaccharide biosynthesis/export family protein → MAGNNALPISLFREESMRINLMAACIGMLFLMAPVASGAADYVIGEGDGLDISVWGVKELTFSVKVRPDGKITVPGLGDVAASGTTPKELQVSLGARLRELVKNPIVTVTVRDITNSKVYIYGGGIKSGVYDLQRRTTLLQLLCTLGEVKTADLRRAYLLRNGKRVKEDFYKLFIKGESENDILLESGDSLFIPLLLDKNVYILGAVLTPKAVEYREGMRVMEAILEAGGFTKFADQDDIVIRRKVGQKEQSLEVKAKKLFKQGDLSQNLVLEAGDYVLVKESLF, encoded by the coding sequence GTGGCGGGCAATAACGCCCTGCCAATATCCCTGTTTCGTGAGGAATCTATGAGAATAAATCTGATGGCGGCATGTATAGGCATGCTCTTCTTGATGGCCCCCGTGGCATCCGGTGCGGCGGACTATGTGATCGGCGAAGGTGACGGCCTGGATATTTCCGTATGGGGGGTAAAAGAACTGACGTTCTCCGTGAAAGTACGTCCGGATGGCAAGATCACCGTTCCGGGCCTGGGGGATGTGGCTGCCAGCGGCACGACCCCCAAGGAGTTGCAGGTGTCCTTGGGGGCACGGCTCAGGGAGTTGGTGAAGAATCCTATTGTTACGGTTACCGTGAGAGATATCACCAACAGCAAAGTGTATATTTACGGCGGTGGGATCAAGTCGGGGGTCTATGATCTCCAGCGGCGGACAACGCTCCTGCAATTGTTATGCACGCTTGGCGAGGTCAAGACTGCCGATCTCCGGAGAGCGTATTTGTTGAGAAACGGGAAAAGAGTGAAAGAAGATTTCTATAAGCTGTTTATCAAGGGAGAGTCGGAGAATGACATACTGCTTGAGTCCGGCGATTCACTGTTCATTCCGCTCCTGCTGGATAAGAATGTCTATATCCTCGGCGCCGTCCTCACCCCGAAAGCCGTTGAGTACCGGGAGGGCATGAGGGTCATGGAGGCGATACTCGAAGCGGGAGGTTTCACCAAGTTCGCGGACCAGGATGATATCGTAATCAGGAGAAAGGTCGGGCAAAAGGAACAATCCCTGGAAGTCAAGGCTAAAAAGCTTTTCAAGCAAGGCGACCTGTCCCAGAATCTGGTGCTGGAAGCGGGTGATTACGTCCTTGTCAAGGAAAGCCTTTTTTAA